One genomic window of Novosphingobium aureum includes the following:
- the dut gene encoding dUTP diphosphatase — MHSPPTEVPVPLKILPHGEGLPLPAYATDGAAGMDIVSAEDVTIAPGARHAVATGLAVAIPFGFEIQVRPRSGLALKHGITVPNTPGTIDSDYRGELKVILINHGAEPFAIVRGDRVAQLVIAPVTRAAWLKVEELDATERGEGGFGSTGGVAALGN, encoded by the coding sequence ATGCATTCTCCACCGACTGAAGTTCCCGTTCCGCTCAAGATCCTGCCGCATGGCGAGGGGCTGCCGCTGCCCGCCTACGCGACCGATGGCGCGGCGGGCATGGACATCGTCTCGGCCGAGGACGTGACCATCGCGCCGGGCGCGCGCCATGCGGTCGCGACCGGGCTCGCGGTGGCGATCCCCTTCGGTTTCGAGATCCAGGTGCGTCCGCGCTCGGGCCTCGCGCTCAAGCACGGGATCACCGTGCCCAATACGCCCGGCACGATCGATTCGGACTATCGCGGCGAGCTCAAGGTGATCCTCATCAACCACGGCGCCGAACCCTTCGCGATCGTGCGCGGTGACCGCGTGGCGCAGCTGGTGATCGCGCCCGTGACCCGCGCGGCCTGGCTCAAGGTCGAGGAACTCGACGCGACCGAGCGCGGTGAGGGGGGCTTCGGCTCGACCGGCGGCGTCGCCGCGCTCGGCAACTGA
- a CDS encoding DUF4136 domain-containing protein: MAAVAVLLFALAACAAPFKADVSRFQGELPAPAGQTFAVVADDPDLAGGLEFAQYARVLSDRMAKLGYVPSNDPAAANLIVRFDYGVDTGRERVRSSGMGGMGGYWDPWYGYGRYGFRSRGYWGGPWQYGWYDPFFDRGIDSYTVYTSGIEVKIDRATDGERLFEGRAEAVSASNRLQYLVPNLVEAMFTNFPGNSGETVRITVAPEKK; the protein is encoded by the coding sequence ATGGCGGCGGTCGCCGTCCTGCTCTTCGCGCTCGCCGCCTGCGCCGCGCCGTTCAAGGCCGACGTCTCGCGCTTCCAGGGCGAACTGCCCGCGCCTGCCGGACAGACCTTCGCAGTCGTCGCCGACGATCCCGATCTCGCGGGCGGTCTCGAGTTCGCGCAATATGCACGCGTGCTGTCCGACCGCATGGCCAAGCTGGGCTACGTCCCGAGCAACGATCCCGCAGCGGCGAACCTGATCGTGCGCTTCGACTACGGCGTCGACACCGGTCGCGAGCGCGTGCGCTCGAGCGGCATGGGAGGCATGGGCGGCTACTGGGATCCCTGGTACGGCTATGGTCGCTACGGCTTCCGCTCGCGTGGTTACTGGGGCGGGCCGTGGCAGTACGGCTGGTACGATCCGTTCTTCGATCGCGGCATCGACAGCTACACCGTCTACACCAGCGGCATCGAGGTGAAGATCGACCGCGCGACCGATGGCGAGCGCCTGTTCGAGGGCCGCGCCGAGGCCGTTTCCGCCTCGAATCGTCTGCAGTACCTCGTCCCCAACCTCGTCGAGGCCATGTTCACGAATTTCCCCGGGAACTCGGGCGAGACCGTGCGCATTACCGTGGCACCGGAAAAGAAATAA
- a CDS encoding MOSC domain-containing protein, with translation METSPAPQVRVSVLAVNTGKARRFRGADEHSAIAKTPAEGPVRVTFLGLAGDEQADLSVHGGPEKALHHYPYDHYPFWNEVLGGHPLLGGHGAFGENLSSEGLLEDAVCIGDRLRLGSALVEVCQGRQPCWKLDHRFDGAKVMARIVATRRSGWYYRVLEEGVVEAGDALELVERPFPDWSVSRVFGLLIAGEHKQDRGGLEALGAVTPLAQAWAKRREKLLGA, from the coding sequence GTGGAAACGAGTCCCGCACCGCAAGTTCGCGTTTCGGTGCTTGCGGTCAATACCGGCAAGGCCCGCCGTTTCCGCGGCGCGGACGAGCACAGTGCCATCGCCAAGACACCTGCCGAAGGGCCGGTACGGGTCACCTTTCTGGGGCTCGCGGGCGATGAACAGGCCGACCTTTCGGTCCATGGCGGGCCCGAAAAGGCGCTGCACCACTATCCCTACGACCACTATCCTTTCTGGAACGAGGTACTGGGCGGGCACCCGCTGCTTGGCGGGCACGGTGCTTTCGGCGAGAACCTTTCGAGCGAAGGTCTGCTCGAGGATGCGGTGTGCATCGGCGACCGGCTTCGCCTCGGCAGTGCGCTGGTCGAGGTCTGCCAGGGCCGCCAGCCCTGCTGGAAGCTCGATCACCGCTTCGACGGCGCCAAGGTCATGGCCCGCATTGTCGCGACGCGCCGCTCGGGCTGGTACTACCGCGTGCTCGAGGAAGGCGTGGTCGAGGCAGGCGACGCGCTCGAACTGGTCGAGAGGCCGTTTCCCGACTGGAGCGTCTCGCGGGTCTTCGGCCTGCTGATCGCAGGCGAGCACAAGCAGGACCGCGGCGGGCTCGAGGCGCTGGGCGCGGTGACGCCGCTGGCGCAGGCATGGGCCAAACGGCGCGAGAAGCTGCTGGGCGCATGA
- a CDS encoding glycoside hydrolase family 76 protein has product MRVRVARDMEGPRFGKAALGAVLCAMLASTGARALRAEPASITGVHAAPENVEASQPGEWSARAGTALELLDARWGREGDWQGAGGWQRFVLVDLLIAYRERSGDPRWDERIAKALRNRRGLALNDDALWAVIASVDGYRLEGDPELLDYAATRFAQLVTTYWDDTCGGGLWWDPRRSYKNAITNELLVTAATRLYRATGQESYRAWALRGWGWIAASGMIGDDALVRDGLAIDTRTRTCRSNGQPRWTYNQGVILSGLSDLTEMTGDPTYRARAVAMAGSALARLTHADGTLREPVPAIGADGLSFKGIFAFHLAYLMDALPEGAQKQALREAARRNAAAVWRISEEGRAPVDSDWTGAKRQFGAAAQGSGAAMLLAADR; this is encoded by the coding sequence ATGAGGGTGCGCGTTGCTCGCGACATGGAGGGGCCGCGCTTTGGCAAGGCCGCGCTTGGCGCCGTGCTTTGCGCAATGCTCGCCTCCACTGGCGCGCGAGCATTGCGCGCGGAGCCTGCCAGCATCACCGGCGTCCATGCCGCACCCGAGAATGTAGAGGCGTCGCAGCCGGGTGAATGGTCGGCGCGTGCCGGGACTGCGCTCGAGCTCCTCGATGCGCGCTGGGGCCGCGAGGGCGACTGGCAAGGGGCAGGCGGCTGGCAGCGCTTCGTGCTCGTCGACCTGCTCATCGCCTACCGCGAGCGCAGCGGCGACCCGCGCTGGGACGAGAGGATCGCGAAGGCCTTGCGCAACCGGCGCGGGCTCGCGCTCAACGACGATGCGCTCTGGGCGGTGATCGCCAGCGTCGACGGCTACCGGCTCGAGGGTGATCCCGAGCTGCTCGACTATGCCGCGACGCGCTTCGCGCAGCTGGTGACGACCTACTGGGACGATACCTGCGGCGGCGGGCTCTGGTGGGATCCGCGCCGCAGCTACAAGAACGCGATCACCAACGAACTGCTCGTCACCGCCGCGACGCGTCTCTACCGCGCGACGGGACAGGAAAGTTACCGCGCATGGGCGCTACGCGGCTGGGGCTGGATCGCGGCCTCGGGCATGATCGGCGACGATGCGCTGGTGCGCGACGGCCTCGCCATCGACACGCGTACGCGGACCTGCCGCAGCAACGGCCAGCCGAGATGGACCTACAATCAGGGCGTGATCCTCTCGGGGCTATCGGACCTCACCGAGATGACCGGCGATCCGACCTACCGGGCGCGTGCGGTGGCGATGGCCGGTTCCGCGCTGGCGCGCCTGACCCATGCCGACGGCACCTTGCGCGAACCGGTCCCCGCGATCGGGGCGGACGGACTCTCTTTCAAGGGGATCTTCGCCTTCCACCTCGCCTACCTGATGGATGCGCTGCCCGAAGGCGCGCAGAAGCAGGCCCTGCGCGAGGCGGCGCGGCGCAATGCGGCGGCGGTCTGGCGGATCAGCGAGGAGGGCCGAGCGCCGGTCGATTCGGACTGGACCGGCGCCAAGCGGCAGTTCGGCGCAGCGGCGCAGGGTTCGGGCGCGGCGATGCTGCTGGCAGCCGATCGCTGA
- the trpS gene encoding tryptophan--tRNA ligase gives MRIVSGIQPTGNLHLGNYLGAIANWVKMQDDVAEQGGESLYFLADLHAISMPHEPAALANNTREMTAALVACGIDPDRSILFNQAQVPQHAELQWLLNGTARMGWLNRMTQFKDKSGKNREGASVALFTYPVLQAADVLLYQATHVPVGEDQKQHLELARDIAQKFNNDFASEEAPVFTLPDPIIPPEAARIMSLRDGSSKMSKSDPSDMARINLTDDADTIIKKIKKAKTDPEPLPSEKAGLEGRTEAINLIGIYATMSGTSVDAVLADFGGEGFGKFKPALGELLVEKLAPINARFNELRKDRGALDAILAKGAEKARALAVPTLNATYDALGLVRG, from the coding sequence ATGCGTATCGTCTCCGGCATCCAGCCCACCGGCAACCTGCACCTCGGCAACTATCTGGGCGCGATCGCCAACTGGGTGAAGATGCAGGACGACGTCGCCGAGCAGGGTGGCGAAAGCCTCTACTTCCTTGCCGACCTGCACGCGATCTCGATGCCGCACGAGCCTGCCGCGCTGGCCAACAACACCCGCGAGATGACCGCCGCTCTCGTCGCCTGCGGCATCGACCCCGACCGCTCGATCCTGTTCAACCAGGCACAGGTCCCCCAGCACGCCGAGCTGCAATGGCTGCTCAACGGCACCGCGCGCATGGGCTGGCTCAACCGCATGACGCAGTTCAAGGACAAGTCGGGCAAGAACCGCGAGGGCGCCTCGGTCGCGCTGTTCACTTATCCGGTGCTCCAGGCCGCAGACGTGCTGCTCTACCAGGCCACCCACGTCCCCGTGGGCGAGGACCAGAAGCAGCACCTCGAACTGGCGCGCGACATCGCGCAGAAATTCAACAATGACTTCGCCAGCGAGGAAGCGCCGGTCTTCACCCTGCCCGACCCGATCATCCCGCCCGAGGCCGCACGCATCATGAGCCTGCGCGACGGTTCCTCGAAGATGAGCAAGTCCGATCCCTCGGACATGGCGCGCATCAACCTCACCGACGATGCTGACACGATCATCAAGAAGATCAAGAAGGCCAAGACCGACCCCGAGCCGCTGCCCTCCGAGAAGGCCGGACTCGAAGGCCGCACCGAGGCGATCAACCTCATCGGCATCTACGCGACGATGTCCGGGACCAGCGTCGATGCGGTGCTGGCCGATTTCGGCGGCGAAGGTTTCGGCAAGTTCAAGCCCGCGCTCGGCGAACTGCTGGTCGAGAAGCTCGCGCCGATCAACGCGCGCTTCAACGAACTGCGCAAGGACCGCGGCGCGCTCGACGCGATCCTCGCCAAGGGCGCTGAAAAGGCCCGCGCTCTGGCGGTCCCGACGCTCAACGCGACTTACGACGCACTGGGACTGGTGCGCGGCTGA
- the murJ gene encoding murein biosynthesis integral membrane protein MurJ: MNLVKALASVGGLTLASRVLGLARDSLFARFVGAGFASDAFLIAFRLPNMFRALFAEGAFSAAFIPMFNKKVADPDGPGLPAGLTFAEQALSVLLPVLLAMTVLLEVFAWPVTWVLSGSFNDVSAEQFAFAVTLSRYTIPYLAFISLVSLLGGILNSLDKFWVNAAAPILLNLTLIIALLGFHDADALVTARNQAIGVSIAGLAQFLWLVWACRANGVSMRLRMPVWNADVKRLLLLTLPAAAGAGATQINLVVSTALAASLLEHGSVTYIYMADRLNQLPLGLIGIGLGTVLLPTISRQLGAGEHAAAMQTQNRGLELALLLTLPAAAALIVCGEPIAAALFGYGKFDAGDVARTAQALAAFSIGLPSYILVKVLTPGFYARQDTRTPVRFAMISMGINLLGNLALIVPLQHMGPPLATAIASTVNVAMLYVTLVRRGHFEVDARLRRRAPRLLLAAVLMAAALWYGQDLMAPYVQGTWLVRGLALAALVSAGCLVYGLATIATGAFTRDDLQLLRRRRAK; the protein is encoded by the coding sequence ATGAACCTCGTCAAGGCACTGGCCAGCGTCGGAGGGCTCACCCTTGCAAGCCGCGTGCTCGGCCTTGCGCGCGACAGCCTCTTTGCCCGCTTCGTGGGCGCAGGCTTTGCCTCGGACGCCTTCCTGATCGCGTTCCGCCTGCCCAACATGTTCCGCGCGCTCTTCGCGGAAGGGGCCTTCTCCGCCGCCTTCATCCCGATGTTCAACAAGAAGGTGGCCGACCCGGATGGCCCCGGCCTGCCCGCGGGCCTGACCTTCGCCGAACAGGCGCTCTCGGTGCTGCTGCCGGTTCTGCTGGCAATGACGGTACTGCTCGAAGTCTTCGCCTGGCCGGTGACATGGGTGCTCTCGGGCTCGTTCAACGACGTCAGCGCCGAGCAGTTCGCCTTCGCGGTCACGCTCAGCCGCTATACCATCCCCTATCTTGCCTTCATCAGCCTGGTCTCGCTGCTGGGCGGCATCCTCAACTCGCTCGACAAGTTCTGGGTCAACGCCGCCGCGCCGATCCTGCTCAACCTGACGCTGATCATCGCCTTGCTCGGCTTCCACGATGCCGATGCGCTGGTGACCGCGCGCAACCAAGCCATCGGCGTCTCCATCGCCGGTCTTGCGCAGTTCCTCTGGCTGGTCTGGGCCTGCCGCGCCAACGGCGTCTCGATGCGCCTGCGCATGCCGGTGTGGAATGCCGACGTGAAGCGGCTGCTGCTGCTGACCCTGCCCGCCGCTGCCGGCGCAGGCGCGACGCAGATCAACCTCGTCGTCTCGACCGCGCTCGCAGCCAGCCTGCTGGAGCACGGCTCGGTCACCTACATCTACATGGCCGACCGGCTCAACCAGCTCCCGCTCGGCCTCATCGGCATCGGGCTTGGCACGGTGCTGCTGCCCACGATCTCGCGCCAGCTCGGTGCGGGCGAGCATGCCGCGGCCATGCAGACGCAGAACCGCGGGCTGGAGCTCGCGCTGCTGCTCACCCTGCCCGCCGCCGCCGCGCTGATCGTGTGCGGCGAGCCGATTGCCGCCGCGCTGTTCGGCTACGGCAAGTTCGACGCGGGCGACGTTGCGCGCACCGCGCAGGCGCTCGCCGCCTTCTCGATCGGCTTGCCCAGCTACATCCTCGTCAAGGTGCTGACCCCGGGCTTCTACGCGAGACAGGACACCCGCACCCCGGTGCGCTTCGCGATGATCTCGATGGGCATCAACCTGCTCGGCAACCTCGCGCTGATCGTGCCGCTCCAGCACATGGGCCCGCCGCTCGCAACCGCGATTGCCTCCACCGTCAATGTCGCGATGCTCTACGTGACGCTGGTCAGGCGCGGCCATTTCGAGGTGGACGCGCGCCTCAGGCGCCGTGCGCCGCGCCTGTTGCTTGCCGCCGTGCTGATGGCCGCAGCCTTGTGGTACGGGCAGGACCTGATGGCCCCCTATGTGCAGGGTACCTGGCTGGTACGAGGACTTGCACTGGCTGCACTGGTCTCGGCGGGCTGCCTCGTCTATGGCCTCGCCACCATTGCCACGGGTGCCTTCACCCGCGACGACCTCCAGCTCCTGCGCCGCCGCCGCGCGAAATAA
- the secB gene encoding protein-export chaperone SecB, with the protein MADEGNVISDLNLNNGADNAPSAGIISQYIKDLSVENPNAPVSFQWQDQPSFDVQFNIGARSIEGEVHEVELKITCTSKTEAGTAFIVDLSYCGLVGMRNLDENQAHAFLFAEAPRLIFPFARRVIADAVRDAGFAPFLLEPIDFNGLYLQQLQEQQAGGAPAASATDEPAGHA; encoded by the coding sequence ATGGCCGACGAAGGCAACGTCATCTCCGACCTCAACCTGAACAACGGCGCCGACAATGCGCCGAGCGCGGGGATCATCTCGCAGTACATCAAGGATCTCTCGGTCGAGAACCCGAACGCGCCGGTCAGCTTCCAGTGGCAGGACCAGCCCAGCTTCGACGTTCAGTTCAACATCGGCGCACGCTCGATCGAGGGCGAAGTCCACGAGGTCGAGCTCAAGATCACCTGCACCTCCAAGACCGAGGCAGGCACCGCGTTCATCGTCGACCTGTCGTACTGCGGCCTCGTGGGCATGCGCAATCTCGACGAGAACCAGGCCCATGCCTTCCTCTTCGCCGAAGCGCCGCGCCTGATCTTCCCCTTCGCGCGCCGCGTGATCGCCGATGCCGTGCGCGATGCCGGCTTCGCACCGTTCCTGCTCGAGCCGATCGACTTCAACGGCCTCTACCTGCAGCAGCTGCAGGAGCAGCAGGCCGGCGGCGCTCCCGCCGCCTCGGCGACCGACGAGCCCGCCGGTCACGCCTGA
- a CDS encoding Tim44/TimA family putative adaptor protein, protein MTPEIVILAMIAAFLGLRLYSVLGRRAEHEEEPIPGRFEGRQGQPGPARPHGQKRQETKADERAPGNLAQQRLREMPLASPAVERGLSAIAAADRRFDALAFMEGARSAYRMILEAFWNGDKAELRGLCDDDVYDSFSSAIDARLEAGETLDNRLVRIDEVTIVNAGLESGEARITLRFRSDIAAVTRNAEGLVVAGSLDDAIEAVDVWTFSRMVNSADPDWVLEETDAG, encoded by the coding sequence GTGACACCGGAAATCGTAATCCTGGCCATGATCGCAGCGTTCCTCGGACTGCGGCTCTACTCCGTTCTCGGCCGTCGTGCCGAGCATGAGGAAGAGCCGATCCCGGGGCGTTTCGAAGGCCGCCAGGGGCAACCCGGTCCCGCGCGTCCGCACGGCCAGAAGCGGCAGGAAACCAAGGCCGACGAACGCGCTCCGGGCAATCTCGCGCAGCAGCGTCTGCGTGAAATGCCGCTGGCATCGCCCGCCGTCGAGCGTGGCCTTTCGGCCATTGCCGCGGCTGATCGCCGCTTCGACGCGCTCGCTTTCATGGAGGGCGCACGCAGCGCCTATCGCATGATCCTCGAGGCGTTCTGGAACGGCGACAAGGCCGAGCTGCGCGGGCTTTGCGACGACGATGTCTACGACAGCTTCTCCTCGGCCATCGACGCGCGACTCGAAGCGGGCGAGACCCTCGACAACCGTCTGGTGCGAATCGACGAGGTGACGATCGTCAACGCCGGGCTCGAATCGGGCGAGGCACGCATCACGTTGCGCTTCCGTTCGGACATCGCGGCGGTGACCCGCAACGCGGAAGGGCTGGTCGTGGCCGGTTCGCTCGACGATGCGATCGAGGCGGTCGATGTCTGGACCTTCTCGCGCATGGTCAACTCCGCCGACCCCGACTGGGTGCTCGAGGAAACCGACGCGGGCTGA
- the mltA gene encoding murein transglycosylase A, with protein sequence MVPEGGLSGGTVPAPLPENALALGVRPGPAVASLPLGQRDARAALAGFGESCPKLLLREDLTGLTRPADWNSACAAARGWSPADAKGFFTQYFEAVRVGDSRAFATGYYEPEIVGSRTRQPGIEVPVYGMPSDLVRARAGDAQPLESGRMPIGRYDEAGRFVPYFERAQIEQGALEGRAPVIAWVADPVEFFFLQVQGSGRLRAPDGSVTRIGYAGQNGLAYTGIGKVMRDRGLLGEGPGQYAGSMQGIMQYIRENPEAGRALMNENRSWVFFRELTGDGPLGAMGVPVRARGSVATDPRFVPLGAPVWLDLDRAEADGLWVAQDTGGAIKGANRFDTFWGAGDDARLTAGGMSGRGEALVLVPKGTLGRLGVE encoded by the coding sequence ATGGTGCCCGAGGGCGGGCTCTCGGGCGGCACCGTACCTGCGCCGCTACCCGAGAATGCGCTCGCGCTTGGCGTGCGGCCCGGCCCTGCGGTGGCGAGCCTGCCGCTCGGCCAGCGCGATGCGCGCGCGGCGCTGGCAGGCTTTGGCGAGAGCTGCCCCAAGCTGCTCTTGCGCGAAGACCTTACCGGGCTCACCCGCCCGGCCGACTGGAACAGCGCCTGCGCCGCCGCGCGCGGCTGGTCGCCCGCCGATGCGAAGGGCTTCTTCACCCAGTATTTCGAGGCCGTGCGCGTGGGCGATTCGCGCGCCTTCGCCACCGGCTACTACGAGCCCGAGATCGTCGGCTCGCGCACCCGCCAGCCGGGCATAGAGGTGCCCGTCTACGGCATGCCGAGCGACCTCGTGCGTGCACGCGCCGGCGATGCGCAGCCGCTCGAAAGCGGGCGCATGCCGATCGGGCGCTACGACGAGGCGGGCCGCTTCGTGCCCTATTTCGAGCGCGCGCAGATCGAGCAGGGCGCGCTCGAGGGCCGCGCGCCGGTGATCGCCTGGGTGGCCGATCCGGTCGAGTTCTTCTTCCTGCAGGTCCAGGGTTCGGGCCGCTTGCGCGCGCCCGACGGCAGCGTGACGCGCATCGGCTATGCCGGGCAGAACGGCCTCGCCTATACCGGCATCGGCAAGGTCATGCGCGATCGCGGGTTGCTGGGCGAGGGGCCCGGCCAATATGCCGGTTCGATGCAGGGCATCATGCAGTACATTCGCGAGAACCCGGAGGCGGGTCGCGCGCTGATGAACGAGAACCGCTCCTGGGTGTTCTTCCGCGAGCTGACCGGCGACGGGCCGCTGGGCGCGATGGGCGTGCCGGTGCGCGCGCGGGGTTCGGTCGCGACCGACCCGCGCTTCGTGCCGCTCGGCGCGCCGGTCTGGCTCGACCTGGATCGCGCAGAGGCGGATGGCCTGTGGGTCGCGCAGGACACTGGCGGCGCGATCAAGGGCGCCAATCGCTTCGATACCTTCTGGGGCGCGGGCGACGATGCGCGCCTGACCGCGGGCGGAATGAGCGGGCGCGGCGAGGCGCTTGTGCTGGTGCCCAAGGGTACGCTCGGGCGCCTCGGCGTCGAGTAG
- a CDS encoding Smr/MutS family protein — protein sequence MSKPGRKLSEEEAQIWAQVARTVTPLERRRSRREVLTGAATTPAKPVPAVPAKPPAPPKKVKGRVPPPQPPKPVAPPRPEAAPHLDGSWEKRIARGTLVPDFSLDLHGSNLDQAYMRLMHGLSQAKAMGARVVLVVTGKARQNEAMDRGERRGAIRAKLADWLSASEHASDVVALRGAHRRHGGPGALYIVLKRRR from the coding sequence GTGAGCAAACCGGGACGCAAGCTGAGCGAGGAAGAGGCGCAGATCTGGGCGCAGGTCGCCCGGACCGTGACCCCGCTCGAGCGGCGTCGGTCGCGGCGCGAGGTGCTGACAGGCGCCGCCACGACCCCGGCCAAGCCCGTGCCCGCGGTCCCGGCTAAACCACCTGCGCCGCCGAAGAAGGTGAAGGGGCGCGTGCCGCCGCCCCAGCCGCCAAAGCCTGTCGCGCCGCCCCGGCCCGAAGCCGCGCCGCACCTCGACGGCTCGTGGGAAAAGCGCATCGCGCGTGGCACGCTGGTGCCCGATTTCAGCCTCGACCTGCACGGATCGAACCTCGATCAGGCCTACATGCGGCTGATGCACGGCCTTTCGCAGGCCAAGGCGATGGGCGCGCGCGTGGTGCTGGTGGTGACCGGCAAGGCGCGCCAGAACGAGGCGATGGACCGGGGCGAGCGGCGCGGTGCGATCCGTGCCAAGCTCGCCGACTGGCTCTCGGCGAGCGAGCACGCCAGCGACGTGGTTGCCCTGCGCGGTGCGCATCGCCGTCATGGCGGGCCGGGCGCGCTTTACATCGTGCTCAAGCGGCGGCGCTGA
- the ahpF gene encoding alkyl hydroperoxide reductase subunit F: MLDANLKQQLSQYLGMLREPIELVASLGDDAKSAETRELLTTIDSLSDKVSASFDGDDARKPSFEIRRVSNPEASVRFAGVPLGHEFTSLVLALLWAGGHPPKVEEDVLTQIRELEGDYDFEMYFSLSCHNCPDVVQALTLMALNNPGVKATLIEGGAFQAEVEDRGVMAVPAVFLDGTMWGSGKMDVAEILAKLDTKAGEKAAAKLAGKKPFEALVIGGGPAGAGAAIYTARKGFSTGIAAERMGGQVQDTMGIENFISVPYTEGPKLASALDAHIAEYDIDTMPLLRAEKLIPAKELGGYHEVVFTNGASLKARSLILTTGARWRQLGVPGEAEYQTKGVAYCPHCDGPLFKGKRVAVIGGGNSGVEAAIDLANIVGSVTLIEFDTQLRADQVLVNKLKSMGNVTIITNAQTTEVTGDGSKVNGLKYKDRASDEEITVELEGIFVQIGLVPNTEWLKDSGVELSNRGEIVIDQKAATNIPGVFAAGDATTVPYKQIIIAMGEGAKAALSAFDFLIRNEAPAEIAQAAQDAAEKVDA, translated from the coding sequence ATGCTCGACGCCAACCTGAAGCAACAGCTCTCCCAGTACCTCGGCATGCTGCGCGAACCGATCGAGCTCGTCGCCTCGCTTGGCGACGATGCGAAGTCGGCGGAAACCCGCGAGCTGCTGACCACCATCGACAGTCTGTCCGACAAGGTTTCGGCCAGCTTCGACGGCGATGATGCCCGCAAACCCAGTTTCGAAATTCGCCGTGTGTCGAACCCTGAAGCGTCCGTTCGCTTCGCCGGTGTTCCGCTCGGCCACGAGTTCACCTCGCTCGTCCTCGCCCTGCTGTGGGCCGGCGGTCACCCGCCCAAGGTCGAAGAGGACGTGCTCACCCAGATCCGCGAGCTCGAGGGCGACTACGACTTCGAGATGTACTTCTCGCTCTCGTGCCACAACTGCCCCGACGTGGTGCAGGCGCTTACCCTGATGGCGCTCAACAACCCCGGTGTGAAGGCCACCCTGATCGAGGGCGGCGCCTTCCAGGCCGAGGTCGAGGACCGCGGCGTCATGGCCGTCCCGGCTGTCTTCCTCGATGGCACCATGTGGGGCTCGGGCAAGATGGACGTCGCCGAGATCCTCGCCAAGCTCGACACCAAGGCGGGCGAGAAGGCCGCGGCCAAGCTGGCGGGCAAGAAGCCCTTCGAGGCGCTCGTCATCGGTGGCGGCCCGGCTGGTGCAGGCGCTGCGATCTACACCGCGCGCAAGGGCTTTTCGACCGGCATCGCCGCCGAGCGCATGGGCGGTCAGGTGCAGGACACCATGGGCATCGAGAACTTCATCTCGGTTCCCTATACCGAAGGTCCCAAGCTCGCCTCCGCACTCGACGCGCACATCGCCGAGTACGACATCGACACCATGCCGCTGCTGCGGGCCGAGAAGCTGATCCCGGCCAAGGAGCTTGGCGGCTACCACGAGGTCGTTTTCACGAACGGCGCCTCGCTCAAGGCCCGCTCGCTCATCCTCACCACCGGCGCGCGCTGGCGCCAGCTGGGCGTGCCGGGTGAAGCCGAGTACCAGACCAAGGGCGTGGCCTATTGCCCGCACTGCGACGGCCCGCTGTTCAAGGGCAAGCGCGTCGCGGTCATCGGTGGTGGCAACTCGGGCGTCGAGGCGGCGATCGACCTTGCCAACATCGTGGGCAGCGTCACGCTGATCGAATTCGACACCCAGCTGCGCGCCGACCAGGTGCTGGTCAACAAGCTCAAGTCGATGGGCAACGTGACCATCATCACCAATGCCCAGACCACCGAGGTCACCGGCGACGGTTCGAAGGTCAATGGCCTCAAGTACAAGGACCGTGCGAGCGACGAGGAAATCACCGTCGAGCTCGAGGGTATCTTCGTGCAGATCGGTCTGGTGCCCAACACCGAGTGGCTCAAGGATAGCGGCGTCGAATTGTCGAACCGCGGCGAGATCGTGATCGACCAGAAGGCGGCGACCAACATCCCCGGCGTCTTCGCGGCAGGCGATGCGACCACCGTGCCCTACAAGCAGATCATCATCGCGATGGGCGAAGGCGCCAAGGCCGCCCTCTCGGCCTTCGACTTCCTGATCCGCAACGAGGCCCCGGCCGAGATTGCGCAGGCGGCACAGGATGCTGCCGAGAAGGTCGACGCCTGA